Proteins encoded together in one Chloroflexi bacterium ADurb.Bin180 window:
- the wbpA gene encoding UDP-N-acetyl-D-glucosamine 6-dehydrogenase, whose amino-acid sequence MGLLQRIDDKSARVCVLGLGYVGLPLAVKLADVGYRVTGLDTSEGKVASLKAGKSYIQDVATSDVARLIGSRLFATTDYDVVRDVEVIFICVPTPFDAMKAPNLHDIESAASGIAPRLHAGQLVILQSTTYPGTTEDKVLPILEASGLKAGKDFNLAFSPERINPGDKVYHVGNLPKVVGGLTPECAELARRLLLHLSPAVYVVSSPRAAEMSKLLENIFRSVNIALVNELALLCERMEIDIWEVIRAAATKPFGFMPFYPGPGTGGHCIPVDPYYLSWKAREYDFYTKFIELAAEVNQSMPYHVVDLVAAGLSRQGKVLCGAHVLVLGVAFKKDVDDARNSPAERIIELLLERGVEVSYNDPYVPQFHIERSVFYHEEKTLTSQPLTEELLHGADCVVVVAGHTAYDYPWIARNCGLLVDSVNATAGVQAEGAEIVRLGTPGAAQGRSVRCSGVKE is encoded by the coding sequence TTGGGTCTATTGCAGCGCATTGATGACAAATCGGCACGGGTGTGCGTGCTGGGTTTGGGCTACGTTGGACTGCCACTGGCGGTCAAGCTCGCGGACGTAGGCTACCGGGTAACCGGTCTCGATACATCTGAGGGCAAGGTTGCCTCACTCAAGGCAGGCAAGAGCTATATCCAGGACGTAGCGACCAGCGATGTAGCACGCCTGATTGGCTCCAGACTGTTCGCCACAACGGACTATGACGTCGTGCGGGACGTAGAGGTCATCTTTATCTGTGTTCCCACACCGTTTGATGCGATGAAAGCGCCGAACCTGCATGATATCGAGAGCGCTGCCAGCGGAATCGCACCGCGGTTGCATGCGGGCCAGTTGGTCATCCTCCAGAGCACCACTTACCCGGGGACTACCGAGGACAAGGTACTGCCGATTCTGGAAGCCAGCGGTCTAAAGGCGGGTAAGGACTTTAATCTGGCTTTTTCGCCTGAGCGTATCAACCCGGGTGACAAGGTCTACCATGTGGGCAACCTGCCCAAGGTCGTTGGTGGGCTTACCCCGGAATGTGCCGAGCTGGCACGCCGGCTGCTGCTGCACCTGTCGCCAGCGGTGTACGTCGTTTCGTCGCCACGGGCCGCTGAGATGTCCAAGCTGCTGGAGAACATCTTCCGCAGCGTCAACATTGCTTTGGTGAACGAGCTGGCTCTGCTCTGCGAACGGATGGAGATAGACATCTGGGAGGTAATCCGCGCGGCGGCGACCAAGCCCTTTGGCTTTATGCCCTTCTACCCTGGTCCCGGAACGGGCGGGCACTGTATCCCCGTTGATCCCTACTACCTCTCCTGGAAGGCACGGGAGTACGATTTCTATACCAAGTTCATCGAACTGGCTGCCGAAGTGAATCAGAGCATGCCTTACCATGTCGTGGATCTGGTGGCTGCTGGTCTGAGCCGACAGGGCAAGGTCCTCTGCGGGGCTCACGTGCTGGTGCTGGGTGTGGCCTTTAAGAAGGACGTGGATGACGCTCGCAACTCGCCGGCGGAGCGCATCATCGAGCTGCTGCTCGAGCGGGGCGTAGAGGTCAGCTACAATGACCCGTACGTGCCGCAGTTTCATATTGAACGCAGTGTCTTTTACCACGAGGAGAAGACACTAACCTCCCAGCCACTGACGGAAGAACTCCTTCACGGAGCAGATTGCGTGGTCGTGGTGGCGGGCCACACTGCTTATGATTACCCGTGGATTGCCAGGAACTGCGGTCTGCTGGTGGACTCGGTCAACGCAACTGCTGGTGTCCAGGCAGAAGGTGCTGAGATTGTCCGGCTGGGTACCCCGGGGGCCGCTCAGGGTCGCAGCGTCCGTTGCAGCGGTGTGAAGGAGTAG